Proteins from a genomic interval of Thunnus thynnus chromosome 5, fThuThy2.1, whole genome shotgun sequence:
- the trhr2 gene encoding thyrotropin releasing hormone receptor 2 yields MTDNVSSRIDTPTNISLSPTVTVSESLEYKTVSVFLVLLVCGVGIVGNIMVVFVVLTTRHMRTPTNCYLVSLAIADLTVLVAAGLPNVSDSLTGTWVFGHAGCLGITYLQYLGINVSSCSITAFTVERYIAICHPMKAQTVCTVTRAKRIIAGVWIFTCVYCMLWFFLVDIQVSQDGHVQCGYKVKRELYLPIYLIDFAIFYVIPLLLAIVLYGLIARILYLSPLPNHPDASATTLRRSCREASEAGKGGRQSRPKSALSSRKQVTKMLAVVVILFALLWMPYRTLVLINSFVSTPYLDAWFLLFCRTCIYANSAINPVIYNAMSQKFRSAFRGLYRCQRLEGNQRTLSVIQAGFSTLRDPRTSQANSNGTDEKARRSILRPATDMTTKQNGSSHQDTTAVNGKKADHSTDTRHGANYSFGVGPVQTLPPGDAKVDWPSSNENTVNVADTHTANDQKEIM; encoded by the exons ATGACCGACAACGTGAGCTCCAGAATTGACACTCCGACCAACATCTCCTTGAGTCCCACCGTCACTGTCTCTGAGTCCCTGGAGTACAAGACAGTGTCTGTCTTCCTGGTCCTGCTTGTGTGCGGTGTGGGCATTGTGGGTAACATCATGGTGGTCTTTGTGGTCCTCACCACACGCCACATGAGGACACCCACCAACTGTTACCTGGTGAGCCTGGCCATAGCCGACCTGACTGTGCTGGTGGCGGCGGGGCTGCCCAATGTCTCGGATAGTCTGACCGGCACCTGGGTGTTTGGGCATGCTGGCTGTCTGGGAATCACCTACCTGCAGTACCTGGGCATCAACGTGTCGTCCTGCTCCATCACCGCCTTCACTGTGGAGAG GTACATAGCTATCTGCCATCCAATGAAAGCTCAGACTGTTTGTACAGTTACCCGGGCGAAGCGGATCATTGCCGGGGTTTGGATCTTCACCTGCGTCTACTGCATGCTGTGGTTTTTCCTGGTGGACATTCAG GTGAGCCAGGATGGACATGTGCAGTGTGGTTACAAGGTGAAGCGGGAGCTCTACCTGCCCATCTACCTCATCGACTTTGCCATCTTCTACGTCATCCCTTTGCTCCTGGCCATTGTGCTGTATGGACTGATAGCACGGATCCTCTACCTCAG CCCTCTGCCCAACCATCCTGACGCCAGTGCCACGACGCTGCGTCGAAGCTGCCGGGAAGCCTCTGAAGCGGGGAAGGGGGGTCGCCAGAGCCGTCCAAAGAGCGCGCTCTCCTCAAGGAAACAG GTGACCAAGATGCTGGCAGTAGTGGTGATCCTCTTCGCTCTGCTGTGGATGCCCTACCGAACTTTAGTTTTGATCAACTCTTTTGTGTCCACGCCCTATCTGGATGCTTGGTTCCTGTTGTTTTGTCGGACATGCATCTATGCCAACAGCGCTATCAACCCTGTGATATACAATGCCATGTCTCAGAAGTTCCGCTCGGCATTTCGCGGGCTGTATCGTTGCCAGCGGCTAGAGGGAAATCAGAGGACACTGTCAGTGATTCAGGCCGGCTTCAGCACCCTCCGAGACCCACGAACCTCCCAGGCGAATAGCAATGGAACTGATGAAAAGGCCAGGAGATCCATCCTGAGACCTGCCACTGATATGACCACAAAGCAGAATGGAAGCAGTCATCAGGACACAACAGCAGTCAATGGCAAGAAAGCAGACCATTCCACTGACACCAGACATGGTGCCAATTACAGTTTTGGTGTTGGTCCAGTTCAGACGTTGCCACCTGGTGATGCAAAGGTGGATTGGCCttcatcaaatgaaaacacagttaatgttgcagacacacatacagcaaaTGATCAGAAGGAAATCATGTAA